CTTTGAGAATCGCGATATTGGGGCTACCGAACGCGGGGAAGAGTACTCTTATCAACCAGCTAATCCATCATCAGGTACAAGGAAAGCGTTGAAGTTGCATAAAAAGACCAATTAAATTTGTTGCTGTCGCTAACCTCTCCTCTGTAAACCAGGTATGTGCCTCGTCAATGAGGAAGCACACGACCCGTATGGCATGCCGTGCCGTCCTACACACAGACACCACAGAGTTGGTATTTGTAGATACGCCTGGTGTCGTCACGACCCAAGAAGTCAAACGTCACAACTTGGAGAGTAGCTTCCAAAGTGACCCTGAAGTCGCCCTAAAACAGGTAGATGTTGTAGGTGTTCTCCACGATGTATCCAGATCCAGACTTAGACAAGAGATACTTCCAGAAGTACTAAACCTGTTGAAGACCTTGGATTCTGATACGCCAACTTTATTATTAATGAACAAAGTTGATCAGATAAAGAATAAACGAAGGTTGTTAGAATTTGTTAATCACTTAACTGGTGAAAATGGATGGCAAAACTTTGCAGATATCTTTATGTTGTCTGCATTGAATGGGGACGGAGTGTCGGATTTAAGGgtaagtaattaattattaaaatccTATGATTCCATAgattatttcattcaacattGATTAATTTCATGCTGGAAATTAGGAATACCTCCTTGTTTCGGCAAAACCTCGAGACTGGGACTA
The Neodiprion fabricii isolate iyNeoFabr1 chromosome 5, iyNeoFabr1.1, whole genome shotgun sequence genome window above contains:
- the LOC124182112 gene encoding GTPase Era, mitochondrial, which encodes MFLFRRCSIRVITSSRRSTPVQAARLYSAERLEKYDAPVSADDDFSNVRREEFKSLRIAILGLPNAGKSTLINQLIHHQVCASSMRKHTTRMACRAVLHTDTTELVFVDTPGVVTTQEVKRHNLESSFQSDPEVALKQVDVVGVLHDVSRSRLRQEILPEVLNLLKTLDSDTPTLLLMNKVDQIKNKRRLLEFVNHLTGENGWQNFADIFMLSALNGDGVSDLREYLLVSAKPRDWDYEKDTLTDQKPEEMIIRIVRASLLDVLPAEIPYNLNIQMEYYNVCEDGSINTFVLIECPSERLYKLILRKLKSKLRYMAEKVEQTLSKNLQQTVRVRLVFQPKRVT